From a single Chitinophaga sp. Cy-1792 genomic region:
- a CDS encoding fatty acid desaturase, with product MTQQEILSKVAWKDLKHLSTKEMLIENNISLPWLLASWFLAWKGYYLVALPFSAFYFLTALRQVHNGFHNSLGTSKFLTWLSLYLNSLSMMTAIHAVKFNHIRHHKYCLSDQDYEGKAAGMTWYGAILYGPIHMFLIHKVTIKHGNKNYVRNVWIEIISILVMAAIIIYLKIPFLIYHMIVMLVGELLMAFFAVWTVHHDTHETPELARTQRSRWKNWLTFSMFYHLEHHLFPAVPTIKLPELAKRLDAALPEMEKRQTF from the coding sequence ATGACGCAACAGGAAATCCTCAGTAAAGTAGCATGGAAAGACTTGAAGCATCTTTCCACTAAGGAGATGTTAATTGAAAACAACATTTCCCTCCCCTGGCTTTTAGCATCCTGGTTCCTGGCATGGAAAGGTTACTACCTGGTTGCATTGCCATTCTCCGCTTTTTATTTTCTAACCGCGTTAAGGCAGGTGCATAACGGGTTCCATAATTCCCTGGGCACCAGTAAATTTCTTACCTGGCTTTCCCTGTACCTGAATAGTCTTTCCATGATGACTGCCATTCATGCGGTGAAGTTCAATCATATCCGGCATCATAAGTACTGTTTGTCTGACCAGGACTATGAAGGAAAAGCGGCCGGTATGACCTGGTATGGCGCCATTTTGTATGGTCCCATTCATATGTTCCTGATTCATAAGGTAACGATTAAGCATGGTAACAAAAATTATGTCCGGAATGTATGGATTGAAATCATTTCTATACTGGTAATGGCGGCTATTATTATCTACCTGAAAATCCCCTTCCTGATATATCATATGATCGTGATGCTGGTTGGTGAGTTGCTGATGGCTTTCTTTGCGGTATGGACGGTTCACCACGACACACACGAAACGCCGGAATTGGCCCGTACCCAGCGTAGTCGCTGGAAAAACTGGCTTACTTTCAGTATGTTCTATCACCTGGAACACCACCTGTTTCCTGCAGTCCCTACTATTAAGCTTCCTGAGCTGGCTAAGCGGCTGGATGCGGCACTCCCTGAAATGGAGAAGCGGCAAACTTTTTAA
- a CDS encoding VOC family protein, protein MSLLKKIDATTNVITWFEIPVSDIASAKIFYETILDIEMTTRKDGENEAVFFPYDPAVVQATSGRVTGVLSKSSNNKPSENGTTVYLNASPSLDKVLGKVIAAGGKIVLPRTPIPAGFIAIILDPEGNRVGLHAES, encoded by the coding sequence ATGAGTCTACTGAAAAAAATTGATGCAACCACCAATGTAATTACCTGGTTCGAGATACCTGTATCGGATATAGCAAGCGCTAAGATATTTTATGAAACCATTCTGGATATTGAAATGACGACGCGTAAAGATGGCGAAAATGAAGCGGTGTTTTTCCCCTATGATCCTGCTGTGGTGCAGGCTACTTCCGGAAGGGTTACCGGTGTTTTATCGAAATCATCTAATAACAAGCCTTCTGAAAACGGGACAACCGTATATCTCAATGCCAGTCCTTCGCTGGATAAAGTTCTTGGAAAGGTAATAGCAGCAGGAGGGAAGATCGTCCTTCCCCGGACGCCTATTCCAGCAGGATTCATCGCTATCATTCTTGATCCGGAAGGCAACCGGGTAGGGCTACACGCCGAATCGTAA
- a CDS encoding Crp/Fnr family transcriptional regulator: protein MLLAFLRSLSNTFSDDAWHQLQPALTTHTYKKNDFLLKAGEVCKSLYFIEKGACRSFYDMDGIEKNTGFFFEGQIVTNITSLGNGDKSAYSIIVTEPTTAICFDRDKLFEISNGNKEIELLGRLCIRRFASIQEEFSKLFQLYSAEERLIYLENHHPEILQRVSLSQLASFLGVARETLSRIRKRRAIR, encoded by the coding sequence ATGTTATTAGCTTTTCTTCGCAGTCTGAGCAATACTTTCAGTGATGATGCATGGCATCAGTTGCAGCCCGCCCTGACTACGCATACCTACAAAAAGAATGACTTTTTGCTGAAAGCTGGTGAAGTATGTAAATCCCTGTATTTTATTGAAAAAGGGGCTTGCCGGAGCTTTTATGACATGGATGGTATAGAGAAAAATACCGGTTTTTTTTTCGAAGGTCAGATTGTTACCAATATTACCAGTCTGGGCAATGGCGATAAATCAGCGTATAGTATAATTGTTACTGAGCCTACGACAGCCATCTGTTTCGATAGGGATAAATTGTTTGAGATTTCCAATGGCAATAAAGAAATTGAGTTGCTCGGCCGGCTCTGTATACGTCGGTTTGCATCTATACAGGAAGAGTTCTCAAAACTATTTCAGCTATATTCTGCGGAGGAGCGACTTATATACCTTGAAAACCACCATCCGGAGATACTACAAAGAGTCTCCTTATCGCAGCTAGCCTCGTTTCTGGGTGTAGCACGCGAAACGTTGAGCCGGATAAGAAAACGCAGGGCAATACGATAA
- a CDS encoding alpha-ketoglutarate-dependent dioxygenase AlkB, whose amino-acid sequence MAAAFNKIVLDFNSNLFEALSKATIFEALSKGRIGNHLVREMTNGVPVVRTTSKYSIPAQFFAPIHEAVADNILETINRQSLQGPNPAGFNNALIEVYDASYAKMGYHSDQALDLVDDSLIAVFSCYENPDELTEKHIRKLRIKDKVTDEEFEYSLTHNSVILFSTETNKRFQHKIILDPVPVNSPDNKWLGITFRTSKTYILFKDDLPMFANGNVLTMADKDQETAFYKLRGEENRSLNFVYPELEYTISPADIMQPQRRI is encoded by the coding sequence ATGGCTGCTGCGTTTAATAAAATCGTACTTGATTTTAACTCAAATTTGTTTGAAGCATTATCGAAGGCAACTATTTTTGAAGCACTTTCAAAAGGCAGAATTGGCAATCATCTTGTAAGAGAAATGACCAATGGAGTACCTGTTGTAAGAACTACTTCAAAATACAGCATTCCGGCGCAGTTCTTTGCTCCTATCCATGAAGCAGTAGCTGATAATATCCTTGAAACTATCAATAGACAAAGCCTGCAGGGGCCCAATCCTGCAGGTTTCAATAATGCTTTGATCGAGGTGTACGATGCCAGTTATGCAAAAATGGGCTATCATTCGGATCAGGCCCTGGATCTGGTAGATGACTCCCTCATTGCGGTATTTTCCTGTTACGAAAATCCGGATGAACTAACAGAAAAACATATACGAAAATTAAGAATTAAGGATAAAGTGACCGACGAAGAATTTGAATATTCACTGACACATAACTCAGTTATCCTATTCTCAACGGAAACGAATAAACGATTTCAGCATAAGATCATACTGGATCCTGTTCCTGTCAACTCGCCTGACAATAAATGGCTGGGCATTACATTCCGCACGTCAAAAACATATATTCTGTTTAAAGATGACTTACCAATGTTTGCCAATGGAAACGTATTAACAATGGCAGATAAAGACCAGGAAACAGCATTTTATAAACTGAGAGGAGAAGAAAATAGAAGTCTGAATTTTGTTTATCCTGAATTGGAGTATACAATAAGCCCGGCAGACATTATGCAGCCACAGCGGCGCATATAG
- a CDS encoding LytTR family DNA-binding domain-containing protein: MLNCIIVDDEPLVRKQIESYIEQIPFLHLVGTARNPVVAQAILSTEAVDLIFLDIKMPQMSGIELLQKHSIFQQVIFITAYPEYALQGYELDVTDYLMKPVTFERFLKACEKANAKVSGASTVKMNREQPDSLYVRCNHRLEKILLADILFIEAKLNYVQIVTPNKKYIVYASLKSIEECLPGTDFLRIHKSYIVALQHITTLESLQISVAAYTLPVSRKSQQILKQSFSAIQQRRLKK, translated from the coding sequence ATGCTAAACTGTATCATTGTGGATGATGAGCCATTGGTCCGCAAACAAATTGAAAGCTACATTGAACAGATACCATTTCTACATTTAGTGGGCACTGCCCGTAATCCGGTTGTAGCACAGGCTATATTGTCTACCGAAGCTGTGGACCTGATTTTCCTGGATATTAAAATGCCACAAATGAGTGGCATCGAGCTTTTGCAAAAACATAGCATTTTTCAGCAGGTCATCTTTATTACTGCTTATCCTGAATATGCCTTACAGGGCTACGAACTGGATGTTACCGACTACCTGATGAAGCCTGTTACTTTTGAGCGCTTCCTGAAAGCCTGTGAAAAGGCCAATGCCAAGGTATCCGGCGCTTCCACGGTAAAAATGAACAGGGAACAGCCGGATTCATTATATGTACGATGTAATCATCGGCTGGAAAAAATACTGCTCGCTGATATTCTCTTCATTGAAGCGAAGTTGAACTATGTACAGATTGTAACTCCCAATAAAAAATATATTGTCTACGCCAGTTTAAAATCAATAGAAGAATGTTTACCTGGGACAGACTTTCTCAGAATACACAAATCCTATATTGTAGCTTTACAACATATAACAACACTGGAATCTTTACAAATCAGCGTTGCAGCATATACTTTACCAGTAAGCAGAAAGAGTCAGCAGATTTTAAAACAAAGCTTTTCTGCTATTCAACAACGGCGTTTAAAAAAATAG
- a CDS encoding sensor histidine kinase, whose translation MRRFLMHSFFWLGFYFMWNQIMYFYISDTGNRLYFSALDVSLIICAFYGVYAWLMPSYFKHKQLLRLLVQSFIWLGLLAGGYAFIMKIFLTHMLVPIHFDFSWNYTDLQYNRFFIALVGILGGAFLKLALDRINTQRKLDAMEKANSLAELTYLKAQLNPHFLFNSLNSLYTQLDFDVPQAKVTLISIADLLRYQLYECNSDYIPLSKEFIYLENYFNLQRIRTDATASLNIIAMNQDLKIAPLLLMPFIENAFKYVSDDDNRENIIQIDIQLTDDQLHFYCMNSTARKQPTNNRHGVGLQNVRQRLELMYPHQHQLEISENDNSFSVHLNLTLQRC comes from the coding sequence ATGAGACGTTTTTTAATGCATTCCTTCTTCTGGCTTGGTTTCTACTTTATGTGGAACCAGATCATGTATTTCTACATTAGCGATACTGGGAACCGTCTTTATTTTTCTGCACTGGATGTCAGCTTGATTATCTGTGCGTTCTATGGCGTATATGCGTGGCTGATGCCATCCTACTTTAAGCATAAACAGCTGCTTAGGTTGCTGGTACAGTCATTTATCTGGCTGGGTTTACTGGCAGGAGGCTATGCATTTATCATGAAGATATTCCTGACCCACATGCTGGTGCCCATCCATTTTGATTTTTCCTGGAACTATACAGACCTGCAGTACAATCGTTTTTTTATAGCTTTAGTGGGGATACTTGGGGGCGCCTTTCTTAAGCTGGCGCTTGATCGCATCAATACTCAACGTAAACTGGATGCTATGGAAAAAGCCAATTCTCTCGCAGAACTAACTTACCTCAAAGCACAGCTGAATCCACATTTTTTATTTAATTCTCTCAACAGCCTGTATACACAGCTAGACTTTGACGTACCGCAGGCAAAGGTTACATTGATATCTATTGCTGATTTGCTGCGTTATCAGTTGTATGAATGCAATAGCGATTATATTCCGTTGTCAAAAGAATTCATCTACCTGGAAAATTATTTTAATCTTCAGCGAATCCGCACAGATGCCACGGCCAGTCTGAATATCATCGCTATGAACCAGGACCTTAAAATTGCGCCTTTGTTACTGATGCCATTTATAGAGAATGCATTTAAATATGTTTCTGATGATGACAACCGGGAGAATATTATTCAGATTGATATTCAGCTGACAGATGACCAACTTCATTTTTATTGCATGAATTCTACTGCCAGGAAACAACCCACCAACAACCGCCATGGTGTCGGGTTACAGAATGTAAGGCAGCGACTGGAATTAATGTACCCTCATCAACACCAGCTGGAGATCAGCGAAAATGACAACAGCTTTTCCGTTCATTTAAATCTAACATTACAAAGATGCTAA
- the aqpZ gene encoding aquaporin Z encodes MNVSSSQKFIAEFFGTFVLVFMGTGAAVLAGAHVGFLGIAFAFGLSVLVMVYAIGYISGCHINPAITISMLAFGKISGKDAVSYIIAQVLGAIVASALLYFIAQGKADYSLAANGLGANGVGEGSPDHYNLVSGLVAEIVLTTIFLVVVHGSTSKNTTNIGFAGVAIGLSLTLIHIVGIPVTGVSVNPARSIGPALFVGGAALSNLWVFIVGPIIGGLIGGAIWKLYDNK; translated from the coding sequence ATGAATGTCTCTTCTTCGCAAAAATTCATTGCAGAATTCTTCGGCACCTTCGTGTTGGTGTTTATGGGCACAGGCGCGGCTGTACTGGCCGGGGCACATGTGGGCTTTTTAGGGATCGCATTTGCATTTGGGTTATCAGTACTGGTAATGGTGTATGCTATCGGTTATATTTCCGGCTGTCATATCAACCCTGCTATTACTATTTCCATGCTGGCCTTTGGCAAAATTTCCGGTAAGGATGCGGTGTCCTATATCATCGCACAGGTATTGGGAGCTATTGTGGCATCCGCGTTACTTTACTTTATTGCTCAGGGCAAGGCTGACTATTCACTGGCAGCAAATGGCCTGGGTGCAAATGGTGTAGGTGAAGGTTCTCCTGATCATTACAATCTTGTCAGCGGTCTGGTAGCAGAAATAGTGCTGACAACCATCTTCCTGGTAGTTGTGCATGGCAGTACCAGTAAAAACACCACCAATATTGGTTTTGCAGGCGTCGCTATTGGCCTCTCCCTTACCCTGATCCATATTGTGGGTATCCCTGTTACAGGAGTGTCCGTAAATCCGGCCCGTAGCATTGGTCCTGCGCTCTTCGTTGGAGGTGCTGCTTTGTCTAACCTATGGGTATTCATCGTTGGGCCTATCATCGGAGGCCTTATTGGTGGCGCGATTTGGAAACTATACGATAATAAATAA
- a CDS encoding asparaginase: MSKILIIYTGGTVGMIYDDKTKALRPIGFNEIRNNLPELYRMGIDFYVYAFNPPIDSSDMQPEIWVELASIIEDRYDRYDGFVILHGSDTMAFTASALSFMLENLSKPVILTGSQLPIGKIRTDAKENIITAMEIACAKHNGSNVAMVPEVCIYFDFSLFRGNRSKKYNAEKFEAFYTMNYPQLAEAGIDIKYKTQSILPTPAASLKVHKELETNITVLKLFPGITRRAVEATLNIPDLKGVILETFGSGNTTTQSWFVDCIKRVSDAGALVLDITQCDGGSVELGKYETSQHLLDMGVVSGHDLTFEAAVTKLMFVLGQGLTLEESKTMMETPLRGELTIAEVY; the protein is encoded by the coding sequence ATGAGTAAAATATTGATTATTTACACGGGCGGAACTGTAGGGATGATCTATGACGACAAAACCAAAGCACTGCGCCCGATAGGATTCAACGAGATCAGGAATAACTTGCCTGAGCTATATAGGATGGGAATAGACTTCTATGTTTATGCATTTAATCCACCTATTGATTCCTCCGATATGCAACCTGAAATATGGGTGGAACTGGCCAGTATCATTGAGGACCGTTATGACCGTTACGATGGATTTGTAATTCTTCACGGCTCCGATACAATGGCGTTTACCGCATCGGCATTAAGTTTCATGCTGGAGAACCTCTCCAAGCCAGTGATACTTACCGGATCACAACTTCCAATCGGAAAGATACGTACAGATGCCAAGGAGAACATTATTACCGCAATGGAGATTGCCTGTGCCAAGCACAATGGCAGTAATGTAGCGATGGTACCGGAAGTATGTATCTACTTTGACTTTTCCCTGTTCAGGGGAAATCGTTCCAAGAAGTACAATGCTGAAAAGTTTGAAGCATTTTATACCATGAACTATCCGCAGCTGGCGGAAGCAGGTATAGATATTAAATACAAGACGCAATCTATTTTACCGACACCGGCTGCATCATTGAAAGTTCACAAGGAGCTGGAAACGAATATCACGGTACTGAAACTGTTTCCGGGTATTACCCGCAGGGCAGTGGAGGCAACGCTGAATATACCGGATCTGAAAGGCGTTATCCTGGAGACTTTCGGTAGTGGTAATACGACCACGCAATCGTGGTTTGTTGATTGCATCAAAAGGGTATCTGATGCAGGCGCGCTGGTATTGGATATTACGCAATGTGATGGTGGTTCTGTGGAACTGGGTAAATATGAAACCAGTCAGCACTTGCTGGACATGGGCGTTGTAAGTGGCCATGACCTTACATTTGAGGCGGCGGTAACGAAGCTGATGTTTGTATTGGGTCAGGGGCTTACACTGGAAGAAAGTAAGACAATGATGGAAACACCGCTCCGCGGGGAGTTAACGATTGCTGAAGTGTATTAG
- a CDS encoding TatD family hydrolase — protein sequence MFWIDTHAHLYSEEFSTDRKEIIARALSMGVEKLFLPNIDEDSIPGMLELEEAYPAHCFPMMGIHPCYVKPDYAPQLELVRRQLEQRKYWAVGEIGLDFYWDKTYVPQQYEAFRAQLKMAREHGLPVAIHSRESTRECINEVKALQDGNLSGVFHCFSGTQEEAQEIIDLGFYLGIGGVVTFKKAGLDRIIEGIDLQHIVLETDAPYLAPVPYRGKRNESSYIPLIGEKVADVKNLKIEEVAAITSSNARKLFKML from the coding sequence ATGTTTTGGATAGATACCCACGCACATTTATATTCAGAAGAATTTAGTACTGATAGAAAGGAGATAATAGCCCGGGCATTATCAATGGGCGTGGAAAAGTTATTTCTACCGAATATTGATGAGGATTCCATTCCGGGCATGCTGGAGCTGGAGGAGGCATATCCGGCGCATTGTTTCCCGATGATGGGGATACATCCCTGCTATGTAAAGCCCGATTATGCTCCTCAGCTGGAATTAGTTCGGCGTCAGCTGGAGCAGCGAAAATACTGGGCGGTAGGAGAGATTGGATTGGATTTTTACTGGGACAAGACTTATGTACCGCAACAGTATGAAGCATTCAGGGCACAGCTGAAAATGGCCAGGGAACATGGTTTGCCGGTAGCCATACACAGCCGTGAATCGACACGGGAGTGCATAAACGAAGTGAAAGCCTTACAGGACGGCAATCTGAGTGGCGTATTCCATTGCTTTTCGGGCACGCAGGAAGAAGCGCAGGAGATCATCGACCTGGGATTTTACCTGGGAATAGGCGGAGTAGTGACTTTCAAGAAGGCCGGACTGGACAGGATCATAGAAGGAATAGACCTGCAGCACATTGTACTGGAAACGGATGCACCGTATCTGGCGCCGGTTCCATACAGAGGTAAGCGCAACGAGAGCAGTTATATTCCGTTGATAGGTGAGAAAGTAGCGGATGTAAAAAATCTAAAAATAGAAGAGGTAGCCGCTATTACCAGCAGTAATGCCCGGAAATTATTCAAAATGCTCTAA
- a CDS encoding polysaccharide deacetylase family protein, which produces MFYLTKTPGIIKAIYSSCIWNMPASSNSVYLTFDDGPHPEATPFVLDQLKKYDAKATFFCIGKNVIEYPEIYQRILEEGHSTGNHTHNHLNGWKTSTDKYIENILQAREYIDSPLFRPPYGKITPFEIRMLKKKIPGANVIMWDILSGDFDVDINGEACVQNVVFKLNPGAIVVFHDSTKAWSRLSYALPRVLEFCKKQKYALKAL; this is translated from the coding sequence ATGTTCTATCTGACCAAAACACCCGGCATAATAAAAGCCATATACAGCAGCTGTATCTGGAATATGCCAGCAAGCAGTAACTCCGTTTACCTGACCTTTGATGATGGACCACATCCCGAAGCTACTCCTTTTGTATTGGACCAGTTAAAGAAGTATGATGCAAAAGCTACTTTCTTTTGTATTGGTAAAAATGTGATTGAATATCCCGAAATATACCAGCGGATATTGGAAGAAGGCCACAGTACGGGTAATCATACACACAATCATCTCAACGGATGGAAAACCAGTACAGACAAATATATTGAGAATATCCTGCAAGCCAGGGAATATATTGATTCTCCACTATTCCGGCCTCCATATGGGAAAATAACACCTTTTGAGATCAGGATGTTGAAAAAAAAGATCCCGGGGGCGAATGTAATCATGTGGGACATTCTGAGCGGTGATTTCGATGTGGATATTAACGGAGAGGCCTGTGTTCAGAATGTTGTTTTCAAGCTGAATCCGGGCGCTATTGTCGTTTTCCATGATAGCACCAAGGCCTGGAGCCGTTTATCCTATGCACTTCCCCGTGTGCTGGAATTCTGCAAAAAGCAGAAGTATGCCTTAAAGGCACTCTAA
- the gltX gene encoding glutamate--tRNA ligase has protein sequence MNHRKVRVRFAPSPTGGLHLGGVRTVLFNYLFAKHHNGDFVLRIEDTDQTRFVPGAEDYINECLRWCGLQPDESPGVGGPYEPYRQSERKPLYREYADKLVASGHAYYAFDTPEELESMRERLKSPENPAPQYNHIVREQMKNSLNMLDSEVQELLARNTPHVIRIKMPENDNLTFTDMIRGEVTFNTGLVDDKVLLKADGMPTYHLAVVVDDYLMKISHAFRGEEWLPSAPVHILLWKYLGWEKDMPEWAHLPLILKPDGNGKLSKRDGDRLGFPVYAMNWTDPRTNEFTKGFRELGFLPEAFVNMLAMIGWNDGTEQEIFSMEELIQKFSLDRVHKAGAKFDFEKAKWFNHQYILKADEDRLAELLQPMLAEHDIHADIRFVSDVVALVKDRLHLLADFYEHSFFFFERPKSLDTTPVVPKWTIYKEKFFNTWLKNIDKLPKFPAPMAAELEESFKQLAAEMELKMGDVQLPFRIMLTGGKFGPPVFDIAATLGITETQKRIAIGIDTYRKAWDETQAKS, from the coding sequence ATGAATCACAGGAAAGTTAGAGTGCGTTTTGCGCCCAGTCCTACTGGTGGCTTACACCTTGGTGGTGTGCGCACCGTTTTATTCAACTACTTATTTGCAAAACACCACAACGGTGATTTTGTACTTCGCATCGAAGATACTGACCAGACCCGCTTCGTTCCGGGCGCTGAAGATTATATCAATGAATGTCTCCGCTGGTGTGGTCTCCAGCCAGACGAAAGCCCTGGTGTAGGTGGCCCTTACGAACCATACCGCCAGAGCGAGCGTAAACCATTATACCGCGAATACGCGGATAAGCTGGTAGCATCCGGTCATGCCTACTACGCTTTCGATACCCCGGAAGAACTGGAAAGCATGAGAGAAAGGCTGAAAAGCCCTGAAAATCCTGCCCCTCAATACAATCACATCGTTCGTGAGCAAATGAAGAACTCTCTCAATATGCTCGACAGCGAAGTACAGGAATTGCTGGCACGTAACACGCCACACGTTATCCGTATCAAAATGCCGGAAAACGACAACCTGACCTTCACCGATATGATCAGAGGAGAAGTAACTTTCAATACCGGTCTGGTAGATGATAAAGTTTTGCTGAAAGCTGATGGTATGCCTACCTATCACCTCGCCGTGGTAGTAGATGATTACCTGATGAAAATATCCCACGCTTTCCGCGGAGAAGAATGGCTGCCTTCCGCTCCTGTTCATATCCTCCTCTGGAAATACCTGGGCTGGGAAAAAGATATGCCTGAATGGGCGCACCTCCCGCTGATCCTGAAACCAGATGGCAACGGTAAACTCAGCAAACGCGATGGCGATCGCCTCGGTTTCCCGGTATACGCCATGAACTGGACAGACCCTCGCACCAACGAGTTCACCAAAGGTTTCCGCGAACTCGGATTCCTGCCGGAAGCTTTCGTTAACATGCTGGCCATGATCGGCTGGAACGACGGTACTGAACAGGAAATCTTCTCCATGGAAGAACTTATTCAGAAATTCTCCCTGGACCGCGTACATAAAGCCGGTGCTAAATTCGACTTCGAGAAAGCCAAATGGTTCAACCATCAGTACATTCTCAAAGCAGATGAAGACCGCCTGGCAGAACTCCTGCAGCCTATGCTGGCAGAGCATGACATCCACGCCGATATCCGCTTCGTTTCTGATGTAGTTGCATTGGTGAAAGACCGTCTGCACTTACTTGCAGACTTCTACGAACATAGCTTCTTCTTCTTCGAACGTCCTAAATCATTGGATACAACGCCTGTTGTACCTAAATGGACCATCTATAAAGAGAAGTTTTTCAACACCTGGCTGAAAAATATCGATAAACTGCCTAAGTTCCCTGCGCCTATGGCCGCAGAACTGGAAGAGAGCTTCAAACAGCTGGCTGCTGAAATGGAACTCAAAATGGGCGATGTGCAGCTGCCTTTCCGTATCATGCTCACCGGTGGCAAATTCGGTCCTCCGGTATTCGATATCGCTGCTACGCTGGGTATCACAGAAACCCAGAAACGTATCGCTATCGGTATCGATACCTATCGTAAAGCATGGGACGAAACCCAGGCAAAATCCTAA